The stretch of DNA CCATATAGAGAATCCACTCCTCCTCTTCGGCTGTCAGGCTGGTGAGAGGATAGGACGCAAGTTCCTGCACGAGATTTCCTGTATTCACCTGCCCGTAACCGCTTCCGTTCTGCCCCCCCTGGCCTCCCTGGCCATACCCGTAACCCCCGTAGCCTGCAGTTCCGGCATTATTTGAATTCCCTGTTCCGTACTGCATACAGCCGCATGATCCGACAAGCACCACCAGGACGAATACCATAAACGCCATTTTTGCATTTTTAAATCCCTTAGACATCTCGATCAATCCGATAGAGACGGCGGAGATTATATTATTTTTGCAGTCACCAGGATCATATTTCTGAATATTTTGAAATATCTGAATATTCATGTTATGTCAATGAATAGATCATACAGATAACGATGACCGGAAAGTCTGATTCATGCGGGTGCTGCAATGAAAATGAACGATGCTGCATAGAGGCTGTGGTTTCGGTCGATTCAAGAGGACAGATTGTCCTTCCGAAGGAGATTAGAGACCGTGCAGGAATTGAAAACGGTGACCGCCTTGTCCTTATAGGATGGGAGAAAAACGGAGCTGTTTGCTGCCTCTCGCTTGTGAAAACCGACAAAATAACAGGAATGGTAGCCGATTACCTGGAACCTATGATGAAGAATGTCGCCGGAAGAAAAAATGAGGACTAGGACAATATGACGGAAAAAGGCATAAAAAACCTGGTTCGCGAGAACTATGGAAAAGTTGCCCGCCAGGAGAAGAACAGCTGCGGGTGCAGCCCGTGCTGCTGCGGGGCGACGCAGTCCGCCGAAGAGTTGAGCATGAAGGCAGGCTACTCGGGAGACGAGATCTCCGAAGTCCCGGAAGGTGCTAATCTCGGCCTCGGGTGCGGAAACCCGGTCGCGATCGCATCCCTGAAAGAGGGTGAGACGGTCCTCGACCTCGGCTCAGGGCCGGGATTCGACTGCTTCCTTGCCGCGAACAGGGTCGGGAAGAGCGGCCGTGTTATCGGGGTCGATATGACGCCGGACATGCTGAAGCGTGCCCGAAAAAACGCTGAAAAGGGGGGATATACTAATGTAGAGTTCAGGCAGGGCGAGATCGAAGATCTCCCGCTCGAAGACTGCTCTGTCGACGTGATAATATCCAACTGCGTAATCAACCTGTCGCCCGACAAACAGGCGGTATTCAACGAGGCGTTCAGGGTGCTTTCTCCCGGGGGAAGGATCAACGTATCCGATATCGTCGTCACAGAGAGGCTTCCTGATTTCATCAGCGAATCCGGGACCGGGTATACCGGGTGCATTGCAGGGGCCCTCCTAAAAGATGAGTACCTCGGGTGCATTGAAAAAGCTGGTTTCAGGGATATTGAGATCGTATCCGAAGCGATCTTTCCCCTCGATCAGTTCACGAGCGATCCTGTCGTGCAGGATATTCTCAAAGATGAGGGTATCACAAAAGAACGACTCGCAGAGATAGAAAAGACCGTTCTTTCGGTTAAGGTTCGGGCCTATAAAAAATAACAGAACCTTTTTTGGAAATGATAAAATTTATCTTCTGAAAGCAGATTTCCGTTTTTATTCGGATCAACAGGGATATCTATTTATCTGCGGATGATAATCTCATTTTCTGGTATTTATGAACGGATTATCAGGCAGATCCGGAATTCACATTGCAGGATCATCTGCAATTGTTATCATTATTCTTCTGGCATTTCAGGTGGGCGTTGTCGCCGCGGGTGAAGCGGGAGATATCCAAATATCGCCCGACGGGCTCGGGTACAGGTTCGAGCAGGACGGCTGGACTTACCTTCATACCGGAGGGTCCCCATACGAAAGAGGTTTTCAGCACGGCTACCTCATGGCGCCCGAGATCGAAGAGATCATGAGCAGTCTCCGCTACCTGACATTTTACAATACGGGAATGGAGTTCGACTTCTTCGCAGAAAGTGCAGTTGAGATGTATCTCCCGACTATCGATGAGGAGTATATCCTGGAGATCCAGGGGATAGCAGACGGGGCGAACGCAGCGGGCACGAACGTTACGTTCCAGGACATACTCGGCTGGAACTCCTACAAGGAGACGGTCGGATACTGGTGGCCGATTGTCAAATCGGGCGTTTATGCCGGCATGGAGGACGAGATGGACGGGTGCAGCGCATTCATCGCAACCGGGTCAGCCACCGAAGACGGGGATATCGTAATCGCACATACCACATGGACCCCGTATGAGCGGGCGAGATTCTTCCATGTAATCTCCGACTTAAACCCCGATACCGGAAACTCCATCCTGATGCAGACAGCCCCGGGGCTTATCGACAGTTCCACTGATTTCCTCGTAACCGGCGCCGGACTGATGATAACAGAGACTACGATCAGCGGCTTCAACAAATACGAGACAAATAAAACGCCCTCTTTCATGAGGCTCAGGAAGGCCGCCCAGTACGCAGACGATCTCGATTCGTTCGTAACGATTATGAACACGAACAGGAGCGGCGGGTTTGCAAACAGCTGGCTGGTCGGCGACGCGAAGACCGGCGAGATAATGAGATTCGAGCAGGGCCTCAAGTTCTTCAACGTCTCGAAGACGACGGACGGATACTTCGTAGGAGCGAATTCGGTCGAAGACCCCATGATCAGGAATCTCGAATGCTCCGGGCTCGATCCATCAGAGATCAGGGGCAGTGTAGGTTCGAGAATGGTCCGTCTCCCTGAACTGATGGAGGAGTATGCAGGGGAGATCAATACGGAGAATGCAAAGACGATACTCTCGGATCATTACGACGTCTGGCAGGAGGAGGAAATACCGTCATCAAGAACGGTCGAGGGTCACTATGAACTCGATCCAATCCCGGCATACAACCGCGAACCCTACAAGCCTTCGGGCTCCTACGACGGAAAAACAACTAACAGCAGCATGGCGATGAATATGTCGTTTATAGCCCGGTGGGGTGCACCGTCGGGAATCGGATTCGACGCGGACGCCTATCTCGAAGAACACCCTCAGTTCGGCTACCTCGAAGGGTATCTCGACTCCTTCCCGGTTTGTTCGTGGAATTTCTTTGAGGCCGGGGAAACAGTTTAAACTTTTTTCGAATAAACTTCCCAAACACGATCAAAAAAAATAATAATGTAAAGCAGGATTATTAAACATGAAACAAAATTCTGGAATTTTGGTATTCAGTGCTTTTTTGGTAATTCTGGCGGCAGCATTCGTGCTTTCGGCAGGATGCACCGGAACATCCGATGAAGGTGCACAGGGAACAGCAGTTCAGACAACGGAGCAGACGATCGTTCCGACCGAAACTGCAACCGCAGAAGCAACACCTGAAGAGGCAAGGGAACTCTCCGGAACAGGCAGCGGACAGGTCAGCACGGACCTCGACGCAGGAGTCCACCTTCTCGTATTCAGGCAGAGCACTCCCGAATCGGGCCGTATAGAGATTTCAACTGAAAAAGACTACATCTCACTGCCCTTCGGCTTCAACGAATCCGCAGCTGACACGGCAATGGATGGCGGCATGTACGTCTGGAGCCAGGAGTTCATGATCGACGACAATGCAACTACTGAATTCAATGTAACCGCTCCTTCAGACTGCTCATGGGAGATAGAAGTCTCCTTCCCGCAGGCGATAAACGGAATCGTGCCCCAGACATTTACAGGAGCAGGCAACCAGGCAACTCCGTTCTTCCAGATCAACGCAGGAACGTACAATGTCTCGATTGCAACCGGGAACAACACGTATGTCGCTGTTCACCTGATCGACTTCGACGGAAACCCGCTCATGGAAGATGAGATCGAATATCCGCTCGCATTCCACGAGGGTACATATGACGGTTCGGTAATTGTCGGAGTCTCAAACGACAACAACTATCTCTTCAATGTGGTCTGCGACGGGGAATGGACGGTCACAATCGAAGAGGCAGCGTCTGAACTTTAGGTACTAAAATAAAACCCTTTTTTTGCTAAAGATCAACTTTCTCCGGCTTTATCTTCAGTTAATTCATTATTCCGGGAATAATCTCTTAATACAACCCGCCTGAGCGTTTCGAATTCATCAATCGAGATATTGCCTTCTTCTTTGAGCCTGGAGATCCGTTCCAGGAGCTCGATCTTTTTCTCAGGTGCCATGATCAAAGATGACTCACGCTCTTTCTGGCGCTCCTCTATAAATCCTGTTGCGAGAATAGCGGAAGGAAGTGCAAGGAGGAGCACCCCTGCAATGGTAATCTCCGAGCCCAGTATCTTTCCCAGAACTGTTACCGGAAATATATCCCCGTATCCTACCGTGGTCACAGTCATCATCGCCCACCACATTGCCCGCCGGAATACTGGAAATATTCGCCGGCTGGGCCTCGTATTCAACGAGATACATTATCGTTGACGAGAAGAGGATGATAAAGACCAGGAAGAAGATCATTATTGTAAAGATCTCCTTTTTCTTGAAGATCACACGCCTGAGGAGTTCAAGAGACCCGGAATGCCGTGCGTACCGTTCCAGCTTAAATATCGACAGCAGGCGGAATATTTTGAGCATTGCAAAATCCTTTACAAAGACAAAAGGGAAGAACAGCGGGATAATTGATATCAGGTCGATTATCATGAAAACACCCGTTGCATAATGCAGTCGCTCCGGCGTAATGTTGGTGCATTGGTGCATGACCAGAGCCTGAGTATGTATTCTGCGGCAAATATCAGCAGGCATGTGGTTATCATGAAATTGAGGACCAGAGTGTAATTCCGCTCTATCTCTGGCACGGTGTATATTACGACAAGAACAGTATTCAGGAGTATCACTATCGCGAGAAAAGCCTGGACAATGAAGGCCGTCCGGTCATCGCCGGGTGGTTTTTCAAGTATCTAATAGACCCTGGATTTTACACGGGTCCTCTTCTCATCAGGATTCATGTAACCCTTCCTGCCGATTGCCTGAAGAGGGGAAGAACCATGCCCCGGGACCGTTCATACCAGTAATAAAATTCGATACCACATAAATCCTGACATTTTCAGCGGAAAAATACAGGACTAAAAAGGAAAATTATCAGAATCCTGCAACCGGCTCTCCGTCAGTACTGTAGTCCGTCCGGACATCCTTCACTGCAAACATCAGCACAAGACCGAGAATCTCCACGACCATAAGGAAGAAGAATGCCACGTCAAAGGCCTTAGCCATATCCTGCAGCGGAAGCGTATGTGCGGACACCTCCGCCATCTTCGGCCCGACGGCGGCGGTCACGACAAGCATGACAAGGGCGACACCGAGCGACGACCCGAGGTTCGTCATCATCTTGATGAGCCCCGATGTCGAACCGCGTGACTCGGGGGGGGATATTCCCATTACCGCACTGTTGAGGGGAGCATAGGCAAAACCGGTTCCTGCCCCGAGTAGGAAGAGATAGATCTCCGCGTGGCCGACGTTCGAATTGGCGCCCAGGGTCGATATCAGAAGCAGGGCAACTGCCGCGACAGCGATTCCGAGAATAATGGGCTTCTTCGTCCCTATGACGTCCGAGATTCTTCCTGCAATCGGAGATGTGAGGATCATCCCTATCGGGAGTGCAAGAAGGATCATCCCGGCATTGTCGGTCGGGATTCCCTTGACAAGTTCGAGATAGAAAGGCATGAGCAGCATTACCCCGGCCATGCAGAGCTGGACGATCATTATGTTTATGTTCTGGATCGAAAAGGCACGACTGGAAAAGAGACTGAAGTCGATCAGGGGCTCCGGGGCGCGGCGCTCCCTGATATAGAACAATGCCCAGAAGATGAGTGAAACTACGAGAGCCCCTGTTGCGGCTGTCGCCGTTGCCCCCTGTAGTGCAGTCAGGCCGAATACCAGTGTCCCGAGTGCTATGAAGACCAGGGCGGCGCCGGGAACATCGAGCCGTGCGCCGGGCGAAGCCGGGTCAAGACGCGGGAGGACATGCAAACCCAGAAGTATCGCAATTATTCCGACAGGCACGTTTACGTAGAATATGTACTGCCACGAAAGGACCGTGGTCAGGAATCCGCCGACAACAGGGCCAAGAGCCGCCCCGAGCATCGTGAACATGGCGACCAGACCGAGCGCCTGCCCGCGGAGAGAAGAAGCAAGATACGAAGTGACCATGACCGACCCGAGTGCAGCGATGACCGCACCGCCGACCGCCTGGAGCATTCTTGAGAGAATAAGAACGTCGATCGCCGGTGCAAGGCCGCAAAGGGCAGATCCGCAGGTGAATATAACAAAACCTCCGATAAAGATCTTCCTGTATCCCCTGACATCCCCGAGCCGGGAGGCGGCAAGCAGCAGACTGACAAGGACGATCAGGTATGCGTTCAGGACCCACGATACGGTCACGGTCGATACATCGAAGGCCTTGGCGATAGTGGGAAGGGCGATATTCACTATCGTTGCATCAAGACCGGACATAAATGATCCAAGTGAAATAACGAGGACGATAAGGAGCTCTTTCGGCGACATCTTCTGCCGGGCAGGAGGTTCAGACATAATAAATCTTTAAATGTTGTTCAGGTATTTTAATCATTCATAATTACTGGGCGAATTGAAGAGGAAGCAAACCCGGGCCGGTTATACCGGGTTTTAAGCACCGGGCTGATATTCATCGCACCGCAATCCCTTTCAACTCTGATCCGGAGAACCGGGGCGGCGTTTCCAGGCTCCTTTTGGTATATGTATCTCAAAAGTGGCTCCTTCACCAAAAACACCGTTTTCAGATATTTCTATTCCGGTAACCGACAGGAGTTCCCGGGAGAAGGCAAGGCCGAACCCGGTGTTCCTGCCGTAGCCATATGAAAATATCTTATCTTTCTCATCTTCAGGAACCCCAATGCCGTCGTCTTCTATTCTTAATATCAGGCTCCCGTCTTCCTGCTCCTCAGCAGATACGACAATCTCTGTTATCTTTTTCCCGTGTCTTATGGCGTTCTCAATCAGGCTGTAAAAAACCTTTTCAACAAGTGGATCTGCATAGATAAGGACCGGATCGATGTTTAGCCGGACTTGGACATCCCCCCGGACCAGGCTCTCTGCGGCACCTGAGATCTGCTCCCCGAGACCCTTCCACATCGGTTTTTCCAATCCAATATCATGATAACTCCGTGAAAATTCGATCTGTTTCATGACGCGGTCAGTGATCTCGATCGACTTTCCAAGATACAGCTTCTCCTCCGGATCTTTAAGTTTATCATCAAGAAGGAAGAGATAGCCGGACAGTGCAGTAATAAGGTTGCTTATGTCATGCCGGGTAAGCTGCGAGAGCAGGGAAAGTTTGTCGTTTGCGACCCTGAGTGCATTCTCCGACGCTTTCCGCTCCGTTATGTCCCTGATAATAAGCACGGCTCCGGACGGTTCATCGCTCCTGTCCCGGACGACCGATCCTGAAACACTTACGTATCTTGTCGTTTTCCCGGGAAGGCCGATCTCAAAGTCGGATATTTCACCCTTTTTTGTGATTATATCTTTTATAGCTCCGTAATTCCCGGGAGAAACCAGCTCTTCCGCAGATCTGCCTGCAGGAGAGTTTTTCAGCGAAGGGAATATATTTCCTGCCGAGTCATTGGCAGCAACAATGCCTCCCCCTGAATCGACAAGGATCAGTCCGTCAGGCATTGTCTTCATAATTTCAGGAACCGCCGTCTCGGGGCTCAGCACGAACAGCCCGTAATGCTTCATCGCATATACTATCAGGACTGAAAGGAAGACAAAGCCGATAAAGACGAGATTCGGAATATAGATGCAGAATATCGGAAGTACAATTCCCGAAAGCATTCCAAAAAATATGGTGATGATGATGCCTGCAAATAAAAGACTGTTCTGCCTGTGTTTTATCCCCGGTTCGGTATACCTCCATGAGATAAACCCGACGCAGAACGACCAGAGCATGATGAAAGCCGTGAATAAAATATCAGCCAGATAAAGGGGGTTGCAGCCTGCAGGAAGATAGACGTAGCCGGTCCCCGGCAGATATGCGGCGGTATAGAGGCAATCTGTAAACACACCGATAAACGACAGCGCGATGGCGATCAGATAGATGCACGCCAGGATAATGCGCTTCCTTTTACCATCCCGAAAGGTTCCTGTAAACTCAAGGATGAAATGAGAACCGAACGCTATGGTTAACGGCCAGAAAGAGCTGAACTTAAGCCAGAACGTAACTCCTTCGAGGCTGCCCGCCTGCCAGATGAAAAACTCCCCTGTGGCCCAGTAAGCTGCCGAGATCATTACTGCCAGGAAAAGGCGGTGCACCTGGGACGAGGGCTTTTGTGCATAGACAAAAAATCCAAGGCTGCAGGTAATAAATGCTGAAATCAGACAGAATCCGGCATTGAACAAAATGCCTGAAATTATCGGGGACATGAACACTACCTGGCAAAGCCTCTCCCCGGAGCCGCCCGGGAGGTCGCCTTATTTTATTATTCCGTTTATCAGACTTAACAGATTCCTGAATGCTCCCGGCACCCTGTCTTTGATTTTATATTTCCTTAAGCCTGTAATATTTAAATTTTTTTAATGAGGTAATGCTTCAGGCATATCGGCTGCATCAGCTGTTATCGCTGAAAAACCGGTTTTTATATGTTTTTGCATCTATTTCGAATCTACTAATCATCAAAAACGAAAAGCTCCTCGATTGTCGTATCAAGTGCCTTTGCAACGTCATGGGCAAGTTTAAGTGAGGGATTGTACTTGCCCTTCTCAAGAAAGACAATCGTCTCTCTCCTTACGCCGACAGCCTCTGCAAGCTGCGCCTGGGTCATATCTTTCTTCGCCCGGAACTCCCGGATTCTTGTCTCCATCCGTTATTCCCCCGGTCTCCGGCTCAATATACGTCACCCTTACCTGAGAAGTACCACTGGAATACAACAGTGCTGAGGGGCATGAGCATTATCAGGATCCCGAGAGCTGCACATGCATCGATCTTTACAATATCAAGATAAGACAGCCAGAACATCACGATGACCGCAAGAAATGTAAGATACCACGAATACGATATCGCCCATGTCCCGATCTTCAGCGAACGCTCGTCTCTTATGTCCGAATCCGCAGATTTCCTCAAAGATGCAAAGCAGATTATGAACAGTATTATTCCACCGGTGATAATGCCGGACCCGGTTGTTTCACCAGTGACGGAGTACGAAAACGCACTTAAAGCAAATCCGGCGACGATCATTATCCCGCCGACAACAGCACCTGCATAGTTGTACTCCTTCTTTTTCCCTGTTTTTACAGCGGTAATAGCTATAAGAAGCAGCACTATCATCCCGCCCCATACGACCGCATCCGCCGACAGCCCGCCTGTACTCAGGTATATCACAACAAGTGCGATTATTACCGCTGCAATGCCGAAAATGTTTGTAAGGACAATTTTTCTCTTTCGATCTTCCATTGGCTTCGCCTTTCAGTCTTCAGTGTATTGTTAGAAATTAACAACACTTTGTTAGATCTATATAACATGTTAGAAGTATATAACAGTTTTCAGATGACTTTTGAACAGGGCATTGTAGTATCCGGAAAAAGGTGATCCCTCTCCGCCATCTTATATTATATGACGAATGAAAGACAATTATAGAGCAGCAAAACAGCGGTAATCTGAATATGGCAACACAGGAGATAAAAGTCACCCAGGCGAGAATCGCCGTAATAATCGGAAAAGGCGGGGCTACAAAACGGAAGATCGAGAAAGAGACACAGACCGTAATCTCTGTCGACAGCGAGGACGGCCTTGTCACGATAGATGGGGAGGACGCCCCGCTGGTCCTCAAGGCCGCGGATATAATAACGGCAATCAACAGGGGTTTTTCGCCGAAAAGATCCTTCTGCCTCCTTGAGGACGAGGATATGATGCTGGACATCATCGATCTTACGGCCGCCTGCAAAAACCCGAAGCAGATGGAGAGGGTCAGGGGAAGGATCATAGGAAAGGCAGGAAAGGCCCGCGAACAGATCGAGGATATGACCGGTGCCGAAATATCGGTGCTCGGCAAGACTGTGGCGATCATAGGAGGAATCGAACAGGTGAAGACGGCAAGGCATGCAATCGAGATGCTAATAGAGGGCATGCCACATGAAAGTGTCTTTACCTACCTCGATAAGAAGAAGAAGGAAGCAAAAGCAAATATCTTCGATTATTATTACTGATATGCGGAATCAGAATCATGGCACCATTTCCAGTGGAAAAAATTCCCTTTTCCCTTTGTAAATTTGATATAATAAACCTGAAAGACACCTTTCCACTGGAAGAGAAGGGGTCCGTCGGAGGGGCAGCCCAATGAAACTGGAAGAGCTGGGGCTCCCTGAAAAACTTGTCTCCTCCTGCCTGAAGAGAGGCATCTCCGAGCTGTACCCCCCCCAGGCCGACTGTGTCGAAAAAGGGCTTTTAGAGGGGAAGAATCTCCTGATATCCATACCGACGGCGAGCGGAAAAACACTTGTTGCAGAGATGGCGATGCATCGTCATGTCGCAAATCGCGGAAAGTGCCTCTATGTCGTTCCGCTGAAGGCTCTGGCATCCGAAAAATTCGAAGAATTCTCGGGAAAGGGGCCGAAGACAGGCATTGCAACGGGTGATTACGACAAAAAGGACGAATACCTCGGCAGAAACGATATTATCATAGCCACCTCGGAGAAGGTCGACTCCCTCCTCAGGAACAATGCCGCGTGGATGGGCTCCATAACCTGCCTTGTTGTCGACGAGGCCCACCTGATCGACTCCGAGGATCGCGGGGCCACCCTTGAGATGGTGATAACCAAACTCAGGCACAGGAATAAAGATCTCCAGATTATCGGCCTCACGGCGACGATTGGAAATCCGAGGGCTCTCGCATCATGGCTAGACGCCGATCTCGTCACCTCCGACTGGAGGCCCGTCGAACTTAAAGAGGGGGTCTTCTGCAGGGATACCCTCTACTTCGGCGAAGAGATAAAGACGATAGAGACACCGAAGAAGAACGACGACGAGAACCTCTGCATAGATTGCGTCAATGACGGGGGCCAGTGCCTGGTATTTGTTAACTCCAGGAGAAATGCGGAAGGGTGTGCAAAGAGGATGGCGTCCGCCCTGAAGCTTGACGAGCCCGAACTCGAAAAACTTTCAGTGGAACTTGAAAAAGCCGCCGAAACCGACATGGGCAGGATTCTTGCTGCCTGCGTCAAAAAAGGGGCGGCATTCCATCATGCCGGGATGAAGAGGGACCAGAGGGAGATCGTAGAGAGAGGTTTCAGGCAGGGTTCGATCAGGGTTATCTCATCGACCCCCACGCTTGCCGCCGGCCTCAACCTCCCGGCAAGGCGCGTCGTCATCAGGGACTACCTGAGGTTTAAAGGCGGAGAAGGAATGGCACCCATACCTGTGAGGGAGTACAGGCAGATGGCCGGCCGTGCCGGAAGGCCACATCTCGATCCATACGGGGAGGCTGTCCTTATCGCAAAAGGTCCCGAGGCCGCAAACGGCCTGTATGAAGAGTTCATCAGCGCACCGGCCGAGGACGTGACGTCGAGGCTCGACGATGAAAGGGTGCTTACCGGCCAGATCCTTTCTCTGATATCGACGGGTTTTGTGAAGACCGAAGAAGAGCTGCCCGAATTTTTAAACGAGACCTTTTATGTCCACATGAACAAAAGCACCGCGTATATCGGCCGGATAGTCGAAGATGCAGTCGCACTCCTCGAGGAGGCCGGAATGATTACAAGGACCGGCGAATATCTCTCGTCAACTGACTATGGGCATCTCGTATCACGCCTGTACATAACCCCGCAGACTGCAGAGATCATAACCGGTGCGCTGAGGGAGAGGAGCGGAAGAGAGACCGGGGCCGCACCGAAGGAGTTCAGCGAACTCGGCTTCCTGCAGGTGCTCTGCACGACGCCGGATATGTATACCCTCTATATTAAAAAGAGCGACATGGACGTTCTCGAGAGATTCTACTTCGAAAACGAGGCCGAACTCTGGAGAGAGATCTCTTTCGATTCTATGGAGGAAGGATTTAGGGCCTTAAAAACGGCGATGCTTGTAAACGACTGGATATCCGAAGCAGGTGAAGACCTGATATGCAGCAGG from Methanolacinia petrolearia DSM 11571 encodes:
- the hgcC gene encoding HgcAB-associated protein HgcC, which codes for MTGKSDSCGCCNENERCCIEAVVSVDSRGQIVLPKEIRDRAGIENGDRLVLIGWEKNGAVCCLSLVKTDKITGMVADYLEPMMKNVAGRKNED
- a CDS encoding DHA2 family efflux MFS transporter permease subunit, with product MSEPPARQKMSPKELLIVLVISLGSFMSGLDATIVNIALPTIAKAFDVSTVTVSWVLNAYLIVLVSLLLAASRLGDVRGYRKIFIGGFVIFTCGSALCGLAPAIDVLILSRMLQAVGGAVIAALGSVMVTSYLASSLRGQALGLVAMFTMLGAALGPVVGGFLTTVLSWQYIFYVNVPVGIIAILLGLHVLPRLDPASPGARLDVPGAALVFIALGTLVFGLTALQGATATAATGALVVSLIFWALFYIRERRAPEPLIDFSLFSSRAFSIQNINIMIVQLCMAGVMLLMPFYLELVKGIPTDNAGMILLALPIGMILTSPIAGRISDVIGTKKPIILGIAVAAVALLLISTLGANSNVGHAEIYLFLLGAGTGFAYAPLNSAVMGISPPESRGSTSGLIKMMTNLGSSLGVALVMLVVTAAVGPKMAEVSAHTLPLQDMAKAFDVAFFFLMVVEILGLVLMFAVKDVRTDYSTDGEPVAGF
- a CDS encoding KH domain-containing protein; amino-acid sequence: MATQEIKVTQARIAVIIGKGGATKRKIEKETQTVISVDSEDGLVTIDGEDAPLVLKAADIITAINRGFSPKRSFCLLEDEDMMLDIIDLTAACKNPKQMERVRGRIIGKAGKAREQIEDMTGAEISVLGKTVAIIGGIEQVKTARHAIEMLIEGMPHESVFTYLDKKKKEAKANIFDYYY
- a CDS encoding arsenite methyltransferase, with translation MTEKGIKNLVRENYGKVARQEKNSCGCSPCCCGATQSAEELSMKAGYSGDEISEVPEGANLGLGCGNPVAIASLKEGETVLDLGSGPGFDCFLAANRVGKSGRVIGVDMTPDMLKRARKNAEKGGYTNVEFRQGEIEDLPLEDCSVDVIISNCVINLSPDKQAVFNEAFRVLSPGGRINVSDIVVTERLPDFISESGTGYTGCIAGALLKDEYLGCIEKAGFRDIEIVSEAIFPLDQFTSDPVVQDILKDEGITKERLAEIEKTVLSVKVRAYKK
- a CDS encoding helix-turn-helix transcriptional regulator, with the translated sequence METRIREFRAKKDMTQAQLAEAVGVRRETIVFLEKGKYNPSLKLAHDVAKALDTTIEELFVFDD
- a CDS encoding potassium channel family protein, with amino-acid sequence MMTVTTVGYGDIFPVTVLGKILGSEITIAGVLLLALPSAILATGFIEERQKERESSLIMAPEKKIELLERISRLKEEGNISIDEFETLRRVVLRDYSRNNELTEDKAGES
- a CDS encoding ATP-dependent DNA helicase; this encodes MKLEELGLPEKLVSSCLKRGISELYPPQADCVEKGLLEGKNLLISIPTASGKTLVAEMAMHRHVANRGKCLYVVPLKALASEKFEEFSGKGPKTGIATGDYDKKDEYLGRNDIIIATSEKVDSLLRNNAAWMGSITCLVVDEAHLIDSEDRGATLEMVITKLRHRNKDLQIIGLTATIGNPRALASWLDADLVTSDWRPVELKEGVFCRDTLYFGEEIKTIETPKKNDDENLCIDCVNDGGQCLVFVNSRRNAEGCAKRMASALKLDEPELEKLSVELEKAAETDMGRILAACVKKGAAFHHAGMKRDQREIVERGFRQGSIRVISSTPTLAAGLNLPARRVVIRDYLRFKGGEGMAPIPVREYRQMAGRAGRPHLDPYGEAVLIAKGPEAANGLYEEFISAPAEDVTSRLDDERVLTGQILSLISTGFVKTEEELPEFLNETFYVHMNKSTAYIGRIVEDAVALLEEAGMITRTGEYLSSTDYGHLVSRLYITPQTAEIITGALRERSGRETGAAPKEFSELGFLQVLCTTPDMYTLYIKKSDMDVLERFYFENEAELWREISFDSMEEGFRALKTAMLVNDWISEAGEDLICSRYGIGPGDIYNTVEGMNWLLHASSRLSSMMIPEFGDPVRETAIRVQHGIKRELLPLIRLKGIGRVRARRLFNNNIMAPEDLEKAGFDRVAAIVGKKIAQQIMKQAAGEGSADAKRRTRPENEYISDKEDEVPVNGRDDPSRPSLFSFGGGPE
- a CDS encoding C45 family autoproteolytic acyltransferase/hydolase, giving the protein MNGLSGRSGIHIAGSSAIVIIILLAFQVGVVAAGEAGDIQISPDGLGYRFEQDGWTYLHTGGSPYERGFQHGYLMAPEIEEIMSSLRYLTFYNTGMEFDFFAESAVEMYLPTIDEEYILEIQGIADGANAAGTNVTFQDILGWNSYKETVGYWWPIVKSGVYAGMEDEMDGCSAFIATGSATEDGDIVIAHTTWTPYERARFFHVISDLNPDTGNSILMQTAPGLIDSSTDFLVTGAGLMITETTISGFNKYETNKTPSFMRLRKAAQYADDLDSFVTIMNTNRSGGFANSWLVGDAKTGEIMRFEQGLKFFNVSKTTDGYFVGANSVEDPMIRNLECSGLDPSEIRGSVGSRMVRLPELMEEYAGEINTENAKTILSDHYDVWQEEEIPSSRTVEGHYELDPIPAYNREPYKPSGSYDGKTTNSSMAMNMSFIARWGAPSGIGFDADAYLEEHPQFGYLEGYLDSFPVCSWNFFEAGETV
- a CDS encoding ATP-binding protein, yielding MSPIISGILFNAGFCLISAFITCSLGFFVYAQKPSSQVHRLFLAVMISAAYWATGEFFIWQAGSLEGVTFWLKFSSFWPLTIAFGSHFILEFTGTFRDGKRKRIILACIYLIAIALSFIGVFTDCLYTAAYLPGTGYVYLPAGCNPLYLADILFTAFIMLWSFCVGFISWRYTEPGIKHRQNSLLFAGIIITIFFGMLSGIVLPIFCIYIPNLVFIGFVFLSVLIVYAMKHYGLFVLSPETAVPEIMKTMPDGLILVDSGGGIVAANDSAGNIFPSLKNSPAGRSAEELVSPGNYGAIKDIITKKGEISDFEIGLPGKTTRYVSVSGSVVRDRSDEPSGAVLIIRDITERKASENALRVANDKLSLLSQLTRHDISNLITALSGYLFLLDDKLKDPEEKLYLGKSIEITDRVMKQIEFSRSYHDIGLEKPMWKGLGEQISGAAESLVRGDVQVRLNIDPVLIYADPLVEKVFYSLIENAIRHGKKITEIVVSAEEQEDGSLILRIEDDGIGVPEDEKDKIFSYGYGRNTGFGLAFSRELLSVTGIEISENGVFGEGATFEIHIPKGAWKRRPGSPDQS